Below is a genomic region from Pseudomonas frederiksbergensis.
GGCACTGGACATGGCGGTAAACAAGCAAGGAATCCTCAAGGCCGTGTATCAGGGCGCCGGCCAACTGGCGGTCAACGCCATGCCACCGACCCAGTGGTCCTACGACGAAACACTCTCGGACGCACCTTATAACCCGGAAAAAGCCAGGGAATTGCTCAAGGCAGCCGGGGTCAAGGAAGGCACCGAGATCACTCTCTGGGCCATGCCGGTACAGCGTCCATACAACCCGAACGCCAAGCTGATGGCTGAAATGCTGCAGTCCGACTGGGCGAAAATCGGCCTGAAAGTGAAGATCGTCAGCTACGAATGGGGCGAGTACATCAAGCGCACCAAGAATGGCGAGCACGACATCAGCCTGATCGGCTGGACCGGCGACAACGGGGACCCGGACAACTGGCTGGGCACCCTGTACAGCTGCGACGCGATCGGCGGCAACAACTACTCCATGTGGTGTGACCCGCAATACGACAAGCTGATCAAGCAAGCCAAGATTGTCACTGACCGTGAGCAACGCACGGTGCTCTACAAACAGGCTCAGCAGTTGCTCAAACAGCAAGTGCCGATCACCCCTGTCGCCCACTCGACGGTCAACCAGCCGTTGAGCGCCAAAGTCGAAGGATTCAAGGTCAGCCCCTTCGGCCGTAACGTCTTCTCGGGTGTCAGCATCGACCAATAACTGATTAACCAGAACCCTGAGGGCGATTTTCGCCCTCGCGCAAAGGTGTTGCCTTAATTCGGCGAATAAGCCTCATGCAAACGTTTGCGATGCCTGAATGAGTTCTTAACCAAATAGCCGGATCACCAAAAAAAGACCGGCATTAAAAAAGAAAGAAAGGAGCTTCACCCATGAAACTGAGCAGCACCGCGTTATTGGCCTTGGCCATCAGCAGCGTCACCGCCACGGCTTACGCAGAAACCCAGAGCCAGGATTTCAACCCGGTTACGGTCAAAACCACCAGCGCCCAGTCTGAAGCCACCGGCTTCGTCGAGGGTCAGAAGATCGACGGCAGTACCCGTAACTGGTACGCCAACGAACAACTGCAGCGTGGTGGCAAGTTCAAATACAAGAAAGACGGCCAGTTGCTCGACACCGATCGCCGTATCAACTGGGTGCAGGGCACCATCGTCAAGTACAACTCGGGGTTCACCGAAGGCACTGTTGGTATCAGCACCGAAGTCGCGGCTTACAACGCCATTGCTCTGGATCGTGACCGCAAGGACTTGGCCGCCGGTAACGGTGGCGCACCGGGTGATCGTCCAAAGGCGGGCGGCAACCGTACTCTGACCAAAGAAGGCGGCGATGCACAAGACCAGTGGAGCAAACTGGGCCTGGCCAACGTCAAGGCTCGCGTCTCCAACACAACCCTGACCGCCGGTCGCCAGAACTTCAGCAGCCCGATGGTCGATGTGATCGGTAACCGTGCCCTGCCTTCAAGCTTCGAAGGTGTGGCGATCCACAGCGAAGAGCTGAACAACCTGGCCTTCGACCTGGCCACGTTCGATCGCAACTCTCCGCGTACCGAAGAGAGCGAGCGTAAATTCCGCTCCGAATACTCCGACACTATCATTGAAGTCGATCACGTGAACACCGCGGGTATCACTTACCAGCCGTTCACCAGCGTGAAAACCAGCCTGTGGGCCACCCAGGCCGAGGACATGTGGAACCAGTACTACTTCGGCGCCAACCACGTATTGGGCGACAGCTCGGTGCTGAGCCTGACCAGCGACCTGAACTACTACAAAACCAAGGACACGGGCAAAAGCAAACTCGGCAAGATCGACAACGATGCCTACTCCCTGTCGTTCGGCCTGACCCACCAGGCTCATAGCCTGACGTTCTCCTGGCAGCAAATTGTCGGTGACGAGTACTTCGACTACCTGCACGAAACCAACGGCATCTACCTGGCCAACTCCCTGCTGTCGGACTTCAACGGTCCGAACGAGAAGTCCTTCCAGGTCGCCTATGGTCTGAACATGGCTGAATACGGCGTGCCTGGCCTGAAGTTCAACATCTACCAGGCTCGCGGCTGGGGTATCGACGGTACTCACTACCAAGGCGGCGCCTACAACAGCGTGCTGAAGATGGACGGCGAACACCACTACGAATACGGCATTGGTGGTACGTACGCCGTGCAGAGCGGCCCGCTCAAGGCCACCACGATTCGTGCGACCTACACCGCGCACCGCGCCAGCGAAAACCAGGCTGACGGCAGCATCAACGAGTTCCGTCTGGTCACCACCATCCCGTTCAAAATTCTGTAAACACGCTGCCAAACGGCTGACTCACGACGAGTCGGCCGTCTGGCTTTTTCCTGTTCAACCGATTGCAGAGGGCTCTTGATGAAAATGCTTCCCCTACGTGCGGCCATCGCCGCCGCGCTGCTGAGTGTCGCTATTGGCGCCTCGGCCAAACCCTTGGTGGTCTGTACCGAAGCCAGCCCGGAAGGCTTCGATATGGTCCAGTACACGACTGCAGTCACAGCCGATGCGGTGGCCGAAACCATCTTCAACCGCTTGGTGGACTTCAAACCCGGCACCACCGAAATTCAACCTGCACTGGCCGAAAGCTGGGACATCAGCCCGGACGCCCTGACGTACACCTTCCACCTGCGCAAAGGTGTGAAGTTCCACACCACCGACTATTTCAAGCCGACCCGCGACATGAATGCCGACGATGTGGTCTGGAGTTTCCAGCGTCAGCTGGACCCGAAACACCCGTGGCATGACAAGTCCAGCGTGGGTTTCCCGTACTTCGAAAGCATGGGTTTCAAGGAACT
It encodes:
- a CDS encoding OprD family porin, producing MKLSSTALLALAISSVTATAYAETQSQDFNPVTVKTTSAQSEATGFVEGQKIDGSTRNWYANEQLQRGGKFKYKKDGQLLDTDRRINWVQGTIVKYNSGFTEGTVGISTEVAAYNAIALDRDRKDLAAGNGGAPGDRPKAGGNRTLTKEGGDAQDQWSKLGLANVKARVSNTTLTAGRQNFSSPMVDVIGNRALPSSFEGVAIHSEELNNLAFDLATFDRNSPRTEESERKFRSEYSDTIIEVDHVNTAGITYQPFTSVKTSLWATQAEDMWNQYYFGANHVLGDSSVLSLTSDLNYYKTKDTGKSKLGKIDNDAYSLSFGLTHQAHSLTFSWQQIVGDEYFDYLHETNGIYLANSLLSDFNGPNEKSFQVAYGLNMAEYGVPGLKFNIYQARGWGIDGTHYQGGAYNSVLKMDGEHHYEYGIGGTYAVQSGPLKATTIRATYTAHRASENQADGSINEFRLVTTIPFKIL